Proteins from one Streptomyces sp. NBC_00289 genomic window:
- a CDS encoding Glu/Leu/Phe/Val dehydrogenase dimerization domain-containing protein: MTTPLMSLTWTDHVTGRQGFLVVDRLVRGVSSGGLRMRAGCTPDEVAGLARGMTMKEALHYNPDGRYIPLGGAKGGIDCDPQDPGAYGLLVRYLRAMRPYVESCWTTGEDLGLSQDLVDRAAVEAGLVSSIQAVYPLLDDETTARRRLADAFAVEVDGIGLDELVGGCGVAESALAALDRAGVPYAGTRVAVQGLGTMGGATARFLARAGLTVVAVADIKGTIANPAGLDVEALLAARDTYGTVDRSALRPQDRELPGEAWLSTGAEILVPAAVSYAVDTANQELISARWIVEAANMPVLPEAEELLAARGITVLPDVVVNSGTNAWWWWTLFGDIEADADEAFAHTRRSMRALVEQMLARADADGTTPRAAAHALVADRLPVIAERFGWYR; this comes from the coding sequence ATGACCACTCCCCTGATGTCGCTCACCTGGACCGATCACGTCACCGGCCGCCAGGGCTTCCTGGTCGTCGACCGACTGGTGCGCGGCGTCTCCAGTGGCGGGCTGCGCATGCGCGCGGGCTGCACCCCGGACGAGGTCGCCGGGCTGGCCCGCGGCATGACCATGAAAGAGGCACTGCACTACAACCCCGACGGCCGCTACATCCCGCTGGGCGGCGCCAAGGGCGGCATCGACTGCGACCCCCAGGACCCGGGGGCGTACGGACTGCTGGTGCGCTACCTGCGCGCCATGCGGCCCTACGTCGAGAGTTGCTGGACCACGGGCGAGGACCTCGGGCTCAGTCAGGACCTCGTGGACCGGGCGGCCGTGGAGGCGGGACTCGTCTCGTCCATCCAGGCCGTGTATCCCCTGCTGGACGACGAGACCACCGCCCGGCGCCGGCTCGCGGACGCCTTCGCGGTCGAAGTGGACGGCATCGGCCTGGACGAACTGGTCGGCGGCTGCGGTGTCGCCGAGTCGGCGCTGGCGGCCCTGGACCGTGCCGGGGTGCCGTACGCGGGCACGCGGGTCGCCGTGCAGGGCCTGGGCACCATGGGCGGAGCCACGGCCCGCTTCCTCGCGCGGGCGGGGCTCACGGTCGTGGCCGTAGCCGACATCAAGGGCACGATCGCCAATCCGGCGGGCCTCGACGTCGAGGCGCTGCTCGCCGCACGGGACACCTACGGCACCGTGGACCGCTCCGCGCTGCGTCCGCAGGACCGGGAACTGCCCGGCGAGGCCTGGCTGTCGACCGGGGCGGAGATCCTGGTTCCGGCGGCGGTCTCGTACGCCGTCGACACCGCGAACCAGGAGCTGATCTCCGCCCGCTGGATCGTCGAGGCGGCCAACATGCCCGTGCTGCCCGAGGCGGAGGAACTGCTCGCGGCGCGCGGGATCACCGTGCTGCCGGACGTGGTCGTCAACTCGGGGACGAACGCGTGGTGGTGGTGGACGCTGTTCGGCGACATCGAGGCGGACGCGGACGAGGCGTTCGCGCACACCCGTCGCTCGATGCGCGCACTGGTCGAACAGATGCTGGCCCGCGCCGACGCCGACGGGACGACACCGCGGGCCGCCGCGCACGCCCTCGTCGCGGACCGGCTGCCGGTGATCGCCGAGCGGTTCGGCTGGTATCGCTGA
- a CDS encoding TetR/AcrR family transcriptional regulator, whose translation MARVRLSVAERREELLRAAIEQIQARGIAAVRIADVASALGVSNALVLYHFSTKEKLVAAAFTYAAEDDLAHLRKLLGRRTTALRRLRSAVRWYAPTGQAKGWRLWIEGWAAALREPALQDVTRDLDRQWKAAIAEVVAEGVAAGEFRCPDPAGTALRLTALLDGLAVQMTSYAGAVSRTRAQEWVDDALARELGLKREALTSPER comes from the coding sequence GTGGCGAGAGTGCGGTTGAGCGTGGCGGAGCGGCGCGAGGAGTTGCTGCGGGCGGCCATCGAGCAGATCCAGGCGCGGGGCATCGCGGCGGTCAGGATCGCCGACGTCGCCTCGGCGCTCGGCGTGAGCAACGCGCTGGTGCTGTATCACTTCTCGACCAAGGAGAAGCTGGTCGCCGCGGCGTTCACCTACGCCGCCGAGGACGACCTCGCGCACCTGCGCAAGCTTCTCGGCCGCCGTACCACCGCGCTGCGCCGACTGCGGTCGGCCGTGCGCTGGTACGCGCCGACCGGCCAGGCCAAGGGCTGGCGGCTGTGGATCGAAGGCTGGGCGGCCGCGCTGCGCGAGCCCGCCTTGCAGGACGTCACCCGGGACCTCGACCGGCAGTGGAAGGCGGCGATCGCCGAGGTCGTCGCGGAGGGCGTGGCCGCGGGCGAGTTCCGGTGCCCGGACCCCGCCGGTACGGCCCTGCGCCTCACGGCCCTGCTCGACGGCCTCGCCGTACAGATGACGTCCTACGCGGGAGCGGTGTCGCGCACGCGGGCGCAGGAGTGGGTGGACGACGCCCTGGCCCGTGAACTCGGCCTGAAGCGAGAGGCGTTGACCAGCCCGGAGCGCTGA
- a CDS encoding SGNH/GDSL hydrolase family protein, with translation MIGSYVALGDSFTEGVGDPGPEGAFVGWADRFAVLLADRRPEGDFDYANLAVRGKLLDQIVEDQLPQAVELAPDLVSFSAGGNDIIRPGTDPDEVAERFERAIARLTAVSGTVMVTTGFDTRGVPVLRHLRGKIATYNGHVRAVADRYGCPVLDLWSLKTIQDRRAWDGDRLHLSPEGHTRVALRAGQVLGLEVPADPDQPWPPLPHRGPLDVRRDDVHWAREYLVPWIGRRLRGESSGDHVTAKGALSPDDIKMRIAAVA, from the coding sequence GTGATCGGGTCGTACGTGGCGCTGGGGGACAGCTTCACCGAGGGCGTCGGTGACCCGGGCCCCGAAGGGGCGTTCGTCGGCTGGGCCGACCGGTTCGCGGTGCTTCTCGCGGACCGGCGACCCGAGGGCGACTTCGACTACGCGAACCTCGCGGTGCGCGGCAAGCTGCTCGACCAGATCGTCGAGGACCAGCTTCCGCAGGCCGTCGAACTGGCCCCCGACCTGGTGTCGTTCAGCGCCGGCGGCAACGACATCATCCGACCCGGCACGGACCCCGACGAGGTCGCCGAGCGCTTCGAGCGGGCGATCGCCCGGCTCACCGCGGTCTCCGGCACCGTCATGGTGACGACCGGCTTCGACACCCGTGGCGTGCCCGTGCTCAGGCATCTGCGCGGCAAGATCGCCACCTACAACGGCCATGTCCGGGCCGTGGCCGACCGGTACGGCTGTCCGGTGCTCGACCTGTGGTCCCTCAAGACCATTCAGGACCGGCGGGCCTGGGACGGCGACCGCCTCCACCTGTCGCCCGAGGGACACACGCGCGTGGCACTGCGGGCCGGTCAGGTCCTCGGCCTGGAAGTCCCGGCCGACCCGGACCAGCCCTGGCCGCCGCTCCCGCACCGCGGCCCCCTCGACGTCCGACGGGACGACGTCCACTGGGCACGCGAGTACCTGGTTCCGTGGATCGGACGCCGGCTGCGCGGGGAGTCGTCGGGGGACCACGTGACCGCCAAGGGTGCGCTGTCGCCGGACGACATCAAGATGCGGATCGCCGCGGTGGCTTGA
- a CDS encoding DUF6250 domain-containing protein, whose product MTTTRRAFGALTAGAALAALAPAATASAAPRHRRLIAHDDFRHGLGRWAVELEQGGTVTASRGTLDVDVPAGATIWFTQRLTGPYVIEYTATPVSEGGVNDRVSDLNNFWNALDVRSPDDLFATPRGGALAEYDHLRTYYVGYGANGNTTTRLRRYVGEAGVRPLIYDYTEPLLVANRPHHVRIVSDGSTVRWWNNGRLVFDFADPQPYTSGHFAFRTTWSHFRLAGFRVWQSSRQQR is encoded by the coding sequence GTGACGACCACGCGCAGAGCCTTCGGCGCCCTGACCGCCGGCGCCGCCCTGGCCGCCCTCGCCCCGGCCGCCACCGCGAGCGCCGCGCCCCGCCACCGCCGCCTGATCGCCCACGACGACTTTCGTCACGGCCTCGGCCGGTGGGCCGTCGAACTGGAGCAGGGCGGGACCGTCACCGCCTCCCGCGGCACGCTGGACGTCGACGTGCCCGCCGGGGCGACGATCTGGTTCACGCAGCGGCTCACGGGGCCGTACGTCATCGAGTACACCGCCACGCCCGTCTCGGAGGGCGGGGTCAACGACCGGGTCTCGGACCTCAACAACTTCTGGAACGCCCTCGACGTCCGCTCGCCCGACGACCTCTTCGCCACCCCGAGGGGCGGGGCGCTCGCGGAGTACGACCACCTCAGGACGTACTACGTCGGCTACGGCGCCAACGGCAACACCACGACCCGGCTGCGCCGTTACGTCGGCGAGGCCGGCGTGCGTCCGCTGATCTACGACTACACCGAACCGCTCCTCGTGGCGAACCGGCCCCACCATGTCCGGATCGTGTCCGACGGTTCGACCGTGCGGTGGTGGAACAACGGACGGCTCGTCTTCGACTTCGCCGACCCGCAGCCGTACACGAGTGGGCACTTCGCGTTCCGGACCACCTGGAGCCACTTCCGGCTCGCCGGCTTCCGGGTGTGGCAGTCGTCGCGTCAACAGCGCTGA
- a CDS encoding peptidoglycan DD-metalloendopeptidase family protein has translation MPAKGKHRRPKSQRFTRSIAVAGTGGAALALPLLGATGAHAATPQSVAQNVSEKAAQSAPVTGTKAAEKKSTTNNAGTRTYSVRAGDYLSKIADEQNVSGGWHRLYQDNRAAVGEDPSLIHPGLKLSIGKKAATSTPSTTKTKSSSSSSAKSSSKSAAKSSSSASSSSNTTAATKAAESTSTSGGDVLPVSGATVGTGYRVAGGMWSSGYHTGVDFVVPTGTSLKAVGAGTVVSAGWGGAYGNQVVIKLADGYYAQYAHLSQLSVSAGQAVGAGQQVGLSGATGNVTGPHLHFEIRTTPDYGSDVDPIAYLRAHGVAVG, from the coding sequence ATGCCCGCGAAGGGTAAGCACCGCCGTCCCAAGAGCCAGCGTTTCACCCGCTCGATCGCCGTCGCCGGAACCGGCGGCGCCGCGCTCGCCCTCCCGCTTCTGGGGGCCACCGGCGCCCATGCGGCCACTCCCCAGTCGGTTGCCCAGAACGTTTCGGAAAAGGCCGCTCAGTCCGCTCCCGTCACCGGGACGAAGGCCGCCGAGAAGAAGAGCACCACCAACAACGCGGGCACGCGGACCTATTCGGTCCGGGCCGGTGACTATCTCTCGAAGATCGCCGACGAGCAGAACGTCAGCGGTGGCTGGCACCGGCTCTACCAGGACAACCGGGCGGCCGTCGGCGAGGACCCCTCGCTGATCCACCCCGGCCTGAAGCTGAGCATCGGCAAGAAGGCCGCGACGAGCACGCCGAGCACCACGAAGACCAAGTCGTCCTCGTCCTCGTCGGCCAAGTCGTCCTCCAAGTCGGCCGCGAAGTCCTCGTCGTCCGCCTCCTCCTCGTCGAACACGACGGCCGCGACCAAGGCCGCCGAGTCGACGAGCACCTCCGGCGGTGACGTCCTCCCGGTCAGCGGTGCCACCGTCGGCACGGGCTACCGCGTGGCGGGCGGTATGTGGTCCAGCGGCTACCACACCGGCGTCGACTTCGTCGTCCCGACCGGTACCTCGCTCAAGGCGGTCGGCGCGGGCACGGTCGTCTCGGCGGGCTGGGGCGGCGCCTACGGCAACCAGGTCGTCATCAAGCTGGCCGACGGCTACTACGCGCAGTACGCCCACCTGTCGCAGCTCTCCGTCTCGGCCGGCCAGGCCGTCGGCGCGGGCCAGCAGGTCGGCCTCTCCGGTGCGACCGGCAACGTGACCGGCCCGCACCTGCACTTCGAGATCCGCACCACGCCGGACTACGGCTCCGACGTCGACCCGATCGCCTACCTGCGCGCGCACGGCGTCGCCGTAGGCTGA
- a CDS encoding alpha-galactosidase, producing MLEIAENGRTWLLSGPASSYAVHLTETDELLHLHWGSRIALADAEALAVRPLPDYWPFESPLDGREEYPVEGGPRFTRPALSVRTDERRGTEWTFERYEVEGDELRLRFRDAGLAVTLHYRMRDDVVERRVTLDNDGPAVELLRADSATWTLPDRDGWRLSQLHGRWAAESRLVRGELTYGEKVIGSRRGHTGHQHLPWVALDTDATEERGEVYGCALGWSGTWRIAVAQLPDARVQITGGAGYDESGLLRLETGESFTTPVFAGLWSDGGFGGASRAWHAYQRAYVIPDAGQDRPVLFNSWEATEFDISEEQQGTLARRAAAIGVELFVVDDGWFGARTSDRAGLGDWTPNPDRFAAGLTPLADHVHELGMQFGIWVEPEMVNPDSDLYRAHPDWVQFQPGRKRTELRNQLVLNLAREDVQNYLWEQLDGLLSSAPIDYVKWDFNRCFTDAGWPGEPYPQRLWVDHVHALYRLLDRLRAAHPGVAFESCSGGGGRIDLGVLGRTDQVWTSDNTDPLDRLAIQYGFSQIHPARVMAAWVTDSPNTQLNGRVSSLRFRFVSAMAGVLGVGGDLSRWTEEELAEAREWVELYKEIRPLVQRGELYRLRPPSGGLSAVQYVLGDEAVVLAWLQAQSHGEPAPALRLRGLDPTATYECRETGEVHRGAVLLHHGLRTGLRGDFDATLFRFRRI from the coding sequence ATGCTGGAAATCGCCGAAAACGGCCGTACGTGGCTTCTGTCCGGGCCGGCCAGCAGTTACGCCGTCCATCTGACCGAGACCGACGAACTGCTGCACCTGCACTGGGGTTCGCGGATCGCGCTCGCCGACGCCGAGGCCCTGGCCGTCCGTCCGCTGCCCGACTACTGGCCCTTCGAGTCCCCGCTCGACGGACGCGAGGAGTACCCGGTCGAGGGCGGCCCCCGTTTCACGCGCCCCGCGCTGTCCGTGCGCACGGACGAGCGGCGCGGCACCGAGTGGACCTTCGAACGGTACGAGGTCGAGGGCGACGAGCTGCGGCTCCGCTTCCGGGACGCGGGCCTCGCCGTCACCCTGCACTACCGGATGCGCGACGACGTCGTGGAGCGCCGGGTGACGCTGGACAACGACGGGCCGGCGGTCGAGCTGCTGCGCGCCGACTCCGCCACCTGGACCCTGCCCGACCGTGACGGCTGGCGCCTGTCCCAGCTGCACGGCCGCTGGGCCGCGGAGTCCCGGCTCGTACGCGGCGAGCTCACCTACGGGGAGAAGGTCATCGGCAGCCGCCGCGGCCACACCGGGCACCAGCACCTGCCCTGGGTCGCGCTCGACACCGACGCGACCGAGGAACGCGGCGAGGTCTACGGCTGCGCCCTCGGCTGGTCCGGCACCTGGCGTATCGCCGTGGCCCAACTCCCGGACGCGCGCGTGCAGATCACCGGCGGGGCCGGCTACGACGAGTCCGGGCTGCTCCGCCTGGAGACGGGCGAGTCCTTCACGACGCCCGTCTTCGCGGGCCTGTGGAGCGACGGCGGCTTCGGCGGGGCGAGCCGCGCCTGGCACGCCTATCAGCGTGCCTACGTCATCCCTGACGCCGGCCAGGACCGGCCCGTGCTCTTCAACTCCTGGGAGGCCACCGAGTTCGACATCTCCGAGGAGCAGCAGGGCACGCTCGCGCGCCGGGCCGCGGCGATCGGGGTCGAGCTGTTCGTGGTCGACGACGGCTGGTTCGGGGCCCGCACCAGCGACCGCGCCGGACTCGGCGACTGGACGCCCAACCCGGACCGGTTCGCCGCCGGGCTCACCCCCCTCGCCGACCACGTGCACGAGCTCGGCATGCAGTTCGGTATCTGGGTCGAGCCGGAGATGGTCAACCCGGACAGCGACCTCTACCGGGCCCATCCGGACTGGGTGCAGTTCCAGCCGGGACGAAAGCGGACGGAACTCCGCAATCAGCTCGTACTGAACCTCGCTCGTGAAGATGTCCAGAACTATCTCTGGGAGCAGCTCGACGGACTCCTGTCCAGCGCCCCGATCGACTACGTCAAATGGGACTTCAACCGCTGCTTCACCGACGCCGGCTGGCCCGGCGAGCCGTACCCGCAGCGGTTGTGGGTCGACCACGTGCACGCCCTGTACCGCCTGTTGGACCGGCTGCGGGCGGCCCACCCGGGAGTCGCCTTCGAGTCCTGCTCCGGTGGGGGCGGCCGGATCGACCTCGGCGTCCTCGGCCGTACCGACCAGGTGTGGACCTCCGACAACACCGACCCGCTCGACCGGCTCGCCATCCAGTACGGGTTCAGTCAGATCCACCCCGCGCGCGTGATGGCCGCCTGGGTCACCGACAGCCCCAACACGCAGCTCAACGGCCGGGTCAGCTCGCTGCGCTTCCGGTTCGTGAGCGCGATGGCGGGGGTTCTCGGGGTCGGCGGTGACCTCTCTCGGTGGACGGAGGAGGAACTCGCCGAGGCGCGGGAGTGGGTGGAGCTCTACAAGGAGATCAGGCCTCTCGTGCAGCGCGGCGAGCTGTACCGGCTCCGTCCCCCGAGCGGCGGGCTGAGCGCCGTGCAGTACGTGCTCGGGGACGAGGCCGTCGTGCTCGCCTGGCTCCAGGCGCAGAGCCACGGTGAGCCCGCACCGGCGCTCCGGCTGCGCGGACTGGACCCGACAGCGACGTACGAATGCCGCGAAACGGGCGAAGTGCACCGAGGTGCGGTGCTGTTGCATCACGGATTGCGTACGGGATTGCGCGGCGACTTCGATGCGACGCTTTTCCGTTTCCGTCGCATCTGA
- a CDS encoding tyrosine-protein phosphatase has protein sequence MTQQVPSTEPELAGVRNFRDVGGLPTVDGRRVRHGVLFRSGHLAHATPEDAAFLDTLGLHTIFDFRNAADQRLEGPDVELRGVRNVNLPLSDPADGSEFWKMVRDGEIDELRAILDDGKGAGRMIRSYRKIVKERTAVHSLVLRALAEDSVPALMHCAAGKDRAGLSVAVTLLALGVEREAIVADYLKSNARHRRYKVRRSGSSSSAYSPEVMELLSPLFDARAEYLAAAFDTIEETWGGVDAYLEQGLGITPEIRERLRERLLD, from the coding sequence GTGACGCAGCAGGTCCCGTCCACCGAGCCCGAGCTGGCCGGTGTGCGCAACTTCCGTGACGTGGGCGGACTGCCGACGGTGGACGGTCGCCGGGTGCGACACGGAGTGCTGTTCCGCAGCGGTCACCTCGCGCACGCGACGCCGGAGGACGCCGCGTTCCTCGACACCCTGGGCCTGCACACGATCTTCGACTTCCGCAACGCGGCCGACCAGAGGCTCGAGGGCCCCGACGTCGAACTGCGGGGTGTGCGCAATGTGAACCTGCCGCTGAGCGACCCGGCCGACGGCTCCGAGTTCTGGAAGATGGTCCGCGACGGCGAGATCGACGAACTGCGCGCGATCCTCGACGACGGCAAGGGCGCGGGCCGGATGATCAGGTCCTACCGCAAGATCGTCAAGGAGCGCACCGCCGTGCACTCACTGGTTCTGCGCGCGCTGGCCGAGGACAGCGTCCCGGCCCTGATGCACTGCGCGGCCGGCAAGGACCGCGCGGGACTGTCCGTGGCGGTGACGCTGCTCGCCCTGGGCGTGGAGCGCGAGGCCATCGTGGCCGACTACCTGAAGTCCAACGCCCGGCACCGCCGCTACAAGGTGCGCCGCAGCGGCAGCTCTTCCTCGGCGTACTCCCCCGAGGTCATGGAACTGCTCAGTCCCCTGTTCGACGCGCGCGCCGAGTATCTGGCGGCGGCCTTCGACACCATCGAGGAGACCTGGGGCGGCGTCGACGCCTACCTGGAGCAGGGGCTGGGGATCACCCCGGAGATCCGGGAACGCCTGCGGGAGCGACTGCTCGACTGA
- a CDS encoding DUF6126 family protein: MSERNIEEKFPRALWVRLIIYIAVGHVFAAFLYLLFEVGAK, encoded by the coding sequence ATGAGCGAACGCAACATCGAGGAGAAGTTCCCCCGCGCCCTGTGGGTGCGCCTGATCATCTACATCGCGGTGGGACACGTCTTCGCCGCCTTCCTCTACCTGCTGTTCGAGGTGGGCGCGAAGTAA
- a CDS encoding helix-turn-helix domain-containing protein, whose translation MSSPEAENQLPAGTVADLPAVAPQLRSLRRRASLTLEAAARTAGLSPAHLSRLETGQRQPSLPMLLALARIYGTTVSELLGETLAERDAVVRGADMEPTEAGGWTYWPAGAPGRGMQALRVHVPHGSQGDIVRVHPGEEWLHVLRGRLRLRLGDATHRLDAGDSAHFDSLTPHRIAAVDPDGVDLLFVHTLLQSPTAALCLGPITGETS comes from the coding sequence ATGAGCTCTCCGGAAGCCGAGAACCAGCTGCCGGCCGGAACGGTCGCCGACCTTCCCGCCGTCGCCCCGCAGCTCCGCTCGCTGCGCCGCCGGGCCTCCCTCACCCTGGAGGCCGCGGCCCGCACCGCCGGTCTGTCGCCCGCCCACCTCTCCCGGCTGGAGACGGGGCAGCGGCAGCCCTCGCTGCCGATGCTGCTGGCGCTCGCCCGTATCTACGGTACGACGGTCTCGGAACTTCTCGGCGAGACGCTCGCCGAACGGGACGCCGTCGTGCGCGGAGCCGACATGGAGCCCACCGAGGCGGGCGGCTGGACCTACTGGCCGGCCGGCGCCCCGGGGCGGGGCATGCAGGCCCTGCGGGTGCACGTCCCCCACGGCTCCCAGGGCGACATCGTGCGCGTACACCCCGGCGAGGAGTGGCTCCACGTCCTGCGGGGCCGGCTGCGGCTGCGCCTGGGGGACGCCACGCACCGGCTCGACGCGGGGGACAGCGCGCACTTCGACTCGCTGACCCCGCACCGCATCGCCGCCGTCGACCCGGACGGGGTCGACCTGCTGTTCGTCCACACCCTGCTGCAGAGCCCCACAGCCGCGCTGTGCCTGGGCCCCATCACTGGAGAGACATCATGA
- a CDS encoding aspartate aminotransferase family protein — translation MTKEFDLGALLAERGAERYELHSKYLNHQLPRMLHTIGFDKVYERAEGAHFWDADGNDYLDMLAGFGVMGLGRHHPVVRQALHDVLDAQLADLTRFDCQPLPGLLAEKLLTHSPHLDRVFFGNSGTEAVETALKFARYATGRPRILYCDHAFHGLTTGSLSVNGEDGFRDGFAPLLPDTAVPLGDLDALARELKKGDVAALVVEPIQGKGVHEAPPGYLRAAQELLRRHKALLIADEVQTGLGRTGDFYAYQREEGVEPDLVCVAKALSGGYVPVGATLGKDWIFKKVYSSMDRVLVHSASFGSNAQAMAAGLAVLSVMENEQIVANARTTGDLLRSRLAALTDTYELLADVRGRGLMIGIEFGRPRSLKLRGRWTMLQAARKGLFAQMVVVPLLQRHRILTQVSGDHLEVIKLIPPLVVDERDVDRFVDAFTAVMDDAHSGGGLMWDFSRTLVKQAVANR, via the coding sequence ATGACCAAGGAGTTCGACCTCGGCGCGCTGCTGGCCGAACGCGGGGCCGAGCGCTACGAGCTGCACAGCAAGTACCTCAACCACCAGCTCCCGCGCATGCTGCACACGATCGGCTTCGACAAGGTCTACGAGCGGGCCGAGGGCGCCCACTTCTGGGACGCCGACGGCAACGACTACCTGGACATGCTCGCCGGGTTCGGCGTGATGGGGCTGGGGCGCCACCACCCCGTCGTCCGCCAGGCGCTGCACGACGTCCTCGACGCCCAGCTCGCCGACCTCACCCGCTTCGACTGCCAGCCGCTGCCCGGGCTGCTGGCCGAGAAGCTCCTCACGCACAGCCCGCACCTGGACCGGGTGTTCTTCGGCAACAGCGGTACGGAGGCGGTCGAGACCGCGCTGAAGTTCGCCCGGTACGCCACCGGCAGGCCCCGGATCCTGTACTGCGACCACGCCTTCCACGGCCTGACGACCGGCTCGCTCTCGGTCAACGGCGAGGACGGCTTCCGGGACGGCTTCGCCCCGCTGCTGCCCGACACGGCCGTGCCGCTCGGCGATCTCGACGCCCTGGCGCGGGAGTTGAAGAAGGGCGACGTGGCCGCCCTGGTCGTCGAGCCGATCCAGGGCAAGGGCGTGCACGAGGCGCCGCCCGGATACCTGCGCGCCGCCCAGGAGCTGCTGCGCCGGCACAAGGCCCTGCTCATCGCGGACGAGGTGCAGACGGGTCTGGGCCGGACCGGCGACTTCTACGCCTATCAGCGCGAGGAGGGCGTCGAACCGGACCTGGTGTGCGTGGCCAAGGCGCTCTCAGGCGGCTATGTGCCGGTCGGGGCCACCCTCGGCAAGGACTGGATCTTCAAGAAGGTCTACTCGTCGATGGACCGGGTCCTGGTCCACTCGGCGAGTTTCGGGTCCAACGCGCAGGCCATGGCGGCGGGCCTGGCCGTGCTGTCCGTCATGGAGAACGAGCAGATCGTCGCGAACGCCCGCACCACCGGCGACCTGCTCAGGTCCCGGCTCGCGGCGCTGACCGACACGTACGAGCTGCTCGCCGACGTCCGCGGCCGGGGCCTGATGATCGGCATCGAGTTCGGCCGACCCAGGTCGCTGAAGCTGCGCGGCCGCTGGACGATGCTGCAGGCTGCCCGCAAGGGGCTGTTCGCGCAGATGGTCGTCGTGCCGCTGCTGCAGCGGCACCGGATCCTGACCCAGGTCTCCGGCGACCACCTGGAGGTGATCAAGCTGATCCCGCCGCTGGTCGTCGACGAGCGGGATGTCGACCGGTTCGTCGACGCGTTCACGGCCGTGATGGACGACGCGCACAGCGGCGGCGGGCTGATGTGGGACTTCAGCCGGACGCTCGTCAAGCAGGCGGTCGCGAACCGGTAG